A genomic window from Massilia sp. METH4 includes:
- the hisI gene encoding phosphoribosyl-AMP cyclohydrolase gives MSIPTTTPSVAKAKWLNRVRWDEHGLVPVIVQERGSNDVLMFAWMNRDALYKTVELREAVYWSRSRKKLWHKGEESGHVQKVLDIRLDCDEDVVLLKVEQAGGIACHTGRHSCFFQQFDGDARDGDWRDVEPVLKDPETIYTDKKK, from the coding sequence ATGAGTATCCCGACGACGACGCCTAGCGTAGCCAAGGCAAAATGGCTGAATCGTGTCCGCTGGGACGAGCATGGCCTCGTGCCGGTGATCGTGCAGGAGCGCGGCAGCAACGACGTGCTGATGTTCGCCTGGATGAACCGCGACGCGCTGTACAAGACCGTGGAACTGCGCGAAGCCGTGTACTGGAGCCGTTCGCGCAAGAAGCTGTGGCACAAGGGCGAGGAATCCGGCCACGTGCAGAAGGTGCTGGACATACGCCTCGACTGCGACGAGGACGTGGTGCTGCTGAAGGTCGAACAGGCCGGCGGCATCGCCTGCCACACGGGGCGCCATTCCTGCTTCTTCCAGCAATTCGACGGCGACGCCAGGGATGGCGACTGGCGCGACGTGGAACCCGTGCTGAAGGACCCGGAAACCATTTATACGGACAAGAAGAAATGA
- a CDS encoding phosphoribosyl-ATP diphosphatase, protein MTDTILDRVAATIESRKGGDPAASYVAKLFAKGDDAILKKIGEEATETVMAAKDARVSGDGSKVLYEVADLWFHSLVLLAQFGLTPQQVLEELARREGVSGIAEKAARQDN, encoded by the coding sequence ATGACGGACACCATCCTGGACCGCGTGGCGGCCACGATTGAATCGCGCAAGGGCGGCGACCCGGCCGCCTCCTATGTGGCCAAGCTGTTCGCCAAGGGCGACGATGCGATCCTGAAGAAGATCGGCGAGGAAGCCACCGAGACCGTGATGGCCGCCAAGGATGCCCGCGTGTCCGGCGACGGCAGCAAGGTGCTGTACGAGGTGGCCGACCTGTGGTTCCACTCGCTCGTGCTGCTGGCCCAGTTCGGCCTTACGCCCCAGCAGGTGCTCGAAGAGCTGGCGCGCCGCGAAGGCGTGTCCGGCATCGCCGAAAAAGCCGCCCGCCAGGACAACTGA